A window of Candidatus Nitrospira allomarina genomic DNA:
TGTGAGAAGCGCCATTCTCGTGCCCGTCCTCGTCCTCGAGTTCAGAGCTCAAAACTTTTCCCGATTGGGCGTCAATCTCAAACTCCCTAATCTCACCGGAAGCGTTGACGATTTCGACCTCATACATTACCTTCCCGTCTTCACTTTCCAGCTCGGCTTCCAGCACCTTCCCTGGAAATTGAGTCGTCGCAGTTTTGATGGCTTCTTCCATGGTGACCGAGGCGCTCAGGTTGGCCGCGGCCGCTTTGTCTTTGCCATCCTGACTCATGGCCAATCCAACGGAAGTCAATAACAACGCTGTGGCGCCCAATAAACTGATTGTGTGTAACCGCTTCATGATACATCCTCCTTGGTGAAAAATTAATGGAAGCAACCGGCTGTTCATGAATACAGCATAGATTGTCTACATGAAGGCCATATGAAGCGGACATGAAAGATTCTTCATCTAGAGAGAATAACATGAGCCAAAATAGGCCCCTGTCGGCCTATGCGGAAAGGCGGAAAGGCCTCTATTGGCAGGGGAACATGCGTTGTCGATTAAATCCGAAAGTGTGCGCCAATATGGCGGCAGGGAAAATCCGGCCTAGACGTTGAACTTGAAATGGCAGACGTCGCCGTCTTTGACGATGTAATCTTTGCCTTCTGAGCGGATCAGGCCCTTCTCACGCAGGGCGGCTTCCGACTTGTATCTGTCGATGTCCGCAAAGGCGTAAATGTCGGCCTTGATAAAGCCCTTCTCAAAGTCGGTGTGGATGACGCCGGCGGCCTGTGGTGCCTTGGCTCCGATAGGAATGGTCCAGGCTCGGACCTCCTGCACTCCGGAGGTGAGGAACGAGCAGAGCCCGAGTGTTTTATAAGCGGCAACAACGACCTTCTCCAAGCCGCTCTGCTCCATGCCCAAATCTTTCATGAAAATTTCGCGGTCTTCGCCGGACAGCTGGGCGATTTCGCTTTCAAGTTTGCCACAGATCACGACCGATTCCGAGCCGCGCTCCTTTGCGAAGGCATGAAAATCCGCAAGGGTGGCCGGATCCGGATTCTCATCGGTATTCCCGACATAGAGCACGGGCATAGTCGTGAGCAGGAAAAAGTTTTTGAGGACTTCCGGCTCAAGGCCCAGCGCTCGCGCGGGTTTACCCGCTTCGAGGCCGTTTTTCAGAATATCGAGCACCACAAGGGCCTCTTTCGAAGCCTTATCTCCGGACCTCGCCTTGGCGGCGACCTTGTCGTACTGTTTGGTGAGACTGTCCAGGTCCGCAAGCATTAGTTCAGTTTCAATCACCTCGATATCACGACGATAGTCCACGCCGCCCATGGTGTGCACCACATCGGGATCCTGAAAGAGTCGCACCATGTGGAGGATGGCGTCGACTTCCCGAATATTCGCAAGGAATTTATTTCCCAGCCCTTCGCCCTGAGAGGCGCCTTTAACCAGACCGGCGATATCGACGAAACGGCAGGAAGTTGGCACGGTTTTCTTAGGTTTGACCAACTCGGTCAGGCGCCCAAGACGCGCGTCAGGAACGGCCACGACGCCGACGTTGGGCTCGATAGTCGTAAACGGATAGTTCGATGCGGCCGCGTTTCCAGAGGTCAACGCGTTAAAAATCGTAGATTTGCCGACGTTGGGTAGACCGACGATGCCAATTTCCATAGGAAATGCAAGGTATCAAATTAGAAGCCTGCAGGTCCTTGAGCCAAAAGGCCTATACGTACCCGCTCAGGGCTCTCGTCATAAAATTTCTCGAAAGGTGAATAATTTTTCTGCCGTTTCTCCGTACCCTATCTAGAAGTTGAAACGGAAAACTGTATACCGATCTATTCAGGCATGGAGAAACCGGGATGTTCCGGTGATTTCAGAATGGCAACTTTTGAATGTAGCCACAGGTGTATAGCGTTTTTTGAAATTCCACTTCAGGCCGTTTGTCCAGAGATCCAGTGGACGGCATGATCTTAGGAAGACCGTATGGACAATGGGTTTTCCAGCCAGAACACGCATGGTAAGGGGTCTGTGAAGAGAGGGGATGATAGTCCTTTATGAACAGTAAGCCAACCAACTGTTGCGGTGCAGGTTTGCCCATGAAATTTCCATCCGGCTCCGGATTCGAACAGAGCGTCCCCTCAAAACGGGCAGTTCATGAAATTGATGAGGAATTGAGGAACGGATCTTTTCGGCTTTCTCCTTTCCAAAGCCGCGTAGCCAACCGCTTGATTTTTCTTGACTTAATTCGTTGGTTGAAGAAAAATTAATTAAGCTGTGCAGTCGTTGCGATTTGAGATGTGGGCAGGAGAATGAATGCGGAAAAGCCTCGCGGCACCGTTGATTCATTATCGTCCTGCACAAGAGGTTCAACTGCATTCATCATGAAATCCCAATGGAACTGATGATATTGAGGAAAACACCACTCCGCAGGAAAGGCGGATCAGGCTCACACTTCTTAGGGTTTCTCTGATTCCGGAAAAATTGTTCATCATGGCAGGAAGGAGACTTCATGCAGAATGAGAAAAACCAGATTGTGTCCGGTATTCTCAAAGCCAGGGCGGAATTGGAACAGGTATTGTATGACCTGGAAAAACTGCCGGTCGTCAGTGAAAGTGCAGTTCATTTTGCCGCCCATGCATTGAATAACTTTCTCACCGTGGTCGGGGGCACAGTCGAATTGCTCTTATTAGTGCTGGCGAAACATCCGGACGACCAGGTTCGCACCGGGCTTGAAGCGTTGCAGCATGCCACTCAATTGATGATGCACACCGTCAGCCAAATGGTGAATGCCGAGACAGGACGGGATGCGACGCTACGCTTCGAAAAGGTGGAACTGCCGATCATGGCCCAGCGGTTTCGCATCTTTTATCAACGCATTGCGGATCAAAAACAGATTCAGTGTCTCTCGGTAGCCCCTGCGGATGTTCCTTCGGTGTGGACGGATCGGGTGGCGACGGCCGCTGCGCTGGATAACTTATTTTCGAACGCGGTGAAGTACTCACCACCCGGGAGGCGGATCTGGGTCGAAGTGGAGCCTCAGGATGATTGGGTGATTTGCCGTGTACGCGATGAAGGCCCCGGCCTGAGTTTGGAAGACCAGGCCAAACTCTTCCAACCCGGGATTCAACTCACTCCGAGGCCCACGGCAGGAGAGTCTTCAACGGGATACGGTTTGGCGGTCGCGAAGGAACTGATCGAGAAGGTGGGGGGGCAGATTTGGTGTGAGAGCGTGGTTGGTCAGGGGGCCTGTTTCTCCTTTCGTCTTCCACAATACCGGGAAGCCGTGCATGGATCGGGGATGACCCAGTCAGGCCGGCAAGAGGGAAAGGAGCGCAGGGACTGACCCGAATGCCGGAGCTGGGCGTGGCCCCCGCAGCATGAGTTCCCTTCACGGCTCACGGGGGTGGCCCAGACAGGTGTAGGCTTGAGTTGGGAGTCAGCCTAGCTTATGACCTTTCGCAACAATGTCGCCGCGTTTCTTTGGGGCTTTTCGGCAATGTTCCTGGTGCTTGTTGGGGCCATGACATATGTGTTGATCCGCCACGGAACACCAGTCGGCTATTCTCCGATCATCGTCACTGGCGCGATGGCCCTCTTCTGGGTTGGTGCGGTGGGTTTCACCGCATATTCCAACAGCAAACATTGCCTTCGTGTCACCTTCCAATCCGGCTCACATGACTTCATTACATGGCACTTCCCGTTTAGTAAGAAAGAAAGAATTGTGGCGCGAACCGACATCGCTCCTGCAACAGTGGTCGAGTCAACTGACGATGAGGGTGCCCCATACTTCTACGCTCGCGTGCCGATTCAGGATGGAACGATGATAGATATCGCAGAGGGTCACCATCGGGCGTCCTGTGAAGCGACTTGTATACGCTTCAACGCGATATTGGGGCCGCGCTCGACCCAAGCAATGGTGTGAGGGAATGGCGAGAAGGTCTTACTTGTGTTCTCAGTAAGGCCCTTGAAGGAGAAACTCCTATGAAATCGAAACAATGCATCCTGTTCCCGCTTCTGACCCTCATCGCCTTGTTCCTTGGTTCGTCCCCGGCCTTTGCGGGTGGGGAAACCGCAAAGGCCGGGCTCGGGAAAGCGCAAGCATCTGCGGTTAAATGGCAGGCGGACGCGGTTCTGGTCCAAATCATCACCGTCTCAGGAAATATGGACGGCACTGCGGAGAAATGGAGCTTTCTCTTCCATTCACCTCAGGCCAAGAAGAGTTACAAGGTGGACGTGAAGGACAGCAAAATCGACCAAACACTTGAAGTGTCGCCGAGTTTCACCGATGCGGTGGATGGAGACTTCATTGACAGTGCCCAGGCGATGGCAGAAGCGAAAAAGAAAGGGCTCAAAGGGAAGAAAAGAGCCATGATGACCCTCCACGCCATGCTCCAAGGCACCAAAAGCCAGGGCGCCTATTGGAATATTGTGAGTGATCAGGCGGAAGGCAGGAGCACCCTCATTAGGGCTGAGACCGGAAAGTTCTTCAGACATCAGCCACTCAAGTAGATGGTAGTGAAGCCTTTAGAAGCTAACCACATTAGCTTTTCCATCTAATTATTGTTGTGCCTTACAATAGAAGAATAAAATCGGCAACTCCACGGAGTTAATCTAAGAATGGCTAGAAGGAACAGAAGGGGACTACGTCTTCCAATTATAACTATAGGTCCTTTTGAATCTATGGCAGGCGATTCTAAAGTATTAGAAAATGGAAAAGATGAAGATTACGTCACAGTAATGCGTTTTGTGCTCCCTCTTGATGAGGAAGAATTCGTGCCAGAGACCTATTCTGTTACTAGTGCTGCTTGGGATTCGCCTATTGAAATCAAGCTTTATCAAATAGAAGATGCATCTGAAGATCAAATATTTCAATGGGGAAAAATGTTTTCTTTAGGTGCAAATATGCAACTTCAAAATTTGCCATTTTCTATTTTTTCAGACAATCGAGGTAAGTATCCCTGCTTTTTTGCTCAGATAGTGTTTCCATTTCGATTGAATGATTGGCGGAATCCAAGTCAAGAAAAGATAGAACAAAAAAATTTAACAGGCATATATAGCAAAGACAAACTTTTGGCTTTGGAAATACTAAATAAATTATTTGCTAGTGAAAAATATTCAAAAGACGTGCGTCTCCTGGAATACGAGGATGTAACGAATTTTGTCGAAACGTATTTTCTGAAAGGTCATTCTCAAGCCCATTTATATCAGCATCTCATCCTACTAGATTCGAGAAATGCTTTTGAGGAAGGTATCGAAGAATTCTTAGGTGATGACCTATGGAACCATGTTTCTGGATTTGTGAGAAAAAAAGAAGGGGAAGACATAAATACCGAAGCTGATTTACATGAAATCGTAATGGAAGTCATTATAGATAT
This region includes:
- a CDS encoding PepSY domain-containing protein, with the translated sequence MKRLHTISLLGATALLLTSVGLAMSQDGKDKAAAANLSASVTMEEAIKTATTQFPGKVLEAELESEDGKVMYEVEIVNASGEIREFEIDAQSGKVLSSELEDEDGHENGASHKDPEKS
- a CDS encoding sensor histidine kinase, producing MQNEKNQIVSGILKARAELEQVLYDLEKLPVVSESAVHFAAHALNNFLTVVGGTVELLLLVLAKHPDDQVRTGLEALQHATQLMMHTVSQMVNAETGRDATLRFEKVELPIMAQRFRIFYQRIADQKQIQCLSVAPADVPSVWTDRVATAAALDNLFSNAVKYSPPGRRIWVEVEPQDDWVICRVRDEGPGLSLEDQAKLFQPGIQLTPRPTAGESSTGYGLAVAKELIEKVGGQIWCESVVGQGACFSFRLPQYREAVHGSGMTQSGRQEGKERRD
- the ychF gene encoding redox-regulated ATPase YchF translates to MEIGIVGLPNVGKSTIFNALTSGNAAASNYPFTTIEPNVGVVAVPDARLGRLTELVKPKKTVPTSCRFVDIAGLVKGASQGEGLGNKFLANIREVDAILHMVRLFQDPDVVHTMGGVDYRRDIEVIETELMLADLDSLTKQYDKVAAKARSGDKASKEALVVLDILKNGLEAGKPARALGLEPEVLKNFFLLTTMPVLYVGNTDENPDPATLADFHAFAKERGSESVVICGKLESEIAQLSGEDREIFMKDLGMEQSGLEKVVVAAYKTLGLCSFLTSGVQEVRAWTIPIGAKAPQAAGVIHTDFEKGFIKADIYAFADIDRYKSEAALREKGLIRSEGKDYIVKDGDVCHFKFNV